The candidate division WOR-3 bacterium genome segment CACCGTATATGCGGCGACTGGTGGTGGGATGTATAAGACTACCGATGGTGGTAATAGCTGGCAGGAGATAGATGAGGGTATTTGTGCGAGGAAACTTTTTTCTTTAATCGTGCATCCGGGTTCCAATCAGACTCTTTTTGCGGGCGGGCAATTTAGTGTTTATAAGACGACCAATGGAGGAGATTGGAGTGAGGTTGTTAAAGGTTTTAAGATATTAAAATTTGAGGATTTTTCAGATAACTCAGATAAAAATTTAAAATGAGAATTCTAAACTTTATTTTTTACGAAATATTTCCTGAGACTAACTTTTTACCCTTGGTATTTTGAGCTTTTTATTATAATCAGACACAAATAAATAATGGGTCAGGTTCTTATGTAATAAATTTAGATACGAATGCACTTACCCAGGGTGTATATTTTATTAAACTCGGCTTGAGTAATCAGTCTGTCGTGCAAAAAGTTGTGCTGGTAAGATAGTTATTTGTGAATTAGTATATAACATAGGAGGTTTTGTATCTAACGGATGATTTCCCGTATGAGTTTTCGCTTTGGAAACGGTTTTCTGGTGATGAAATAAACCTCCCGCAGTTCTTTACATACGGTCCGCGCTCTTTGCCGGTTATCACTGAAGACCTCAACCAGACAATCTCCTTTCTTTACGTAATCACCGGGTTTCTTTAAAAACCGGAAGCCGCAGGAATGGTCGATGCGGTCCGTGGTCTTCAGTCTGCCGCCGCCCAGTTCGACGAGGAGCATACCGGTTTTAAAAGTGTCAACCCTGTGGATATAACCACTCTTTTCCGCCGAGATGCTGTATCTGCGTCGGGCAATGGGCAGGCGCAGAATGTTATCAAAGATTAAGACATCACCTTCCTGACAACAGACCAGTTTTTTAAAAACTTCTAATGCCTCACCGCTTGCGATCTTTTTTCTGAGCAATCTCCTGCCGCCTTTTATCTTTGCCAGTCTGAGCATCTCTTCTCCAAGTGTAAAGGTGACTTTCATAAGGTCTTCAGGACCCCTTCCTCTTAATGCCTCAATCGATTCCATCACTTCCAGGGAATTGCCCACGTATTCACCTAAGGGTGCATTCATATCAGTTAAAACCGCAGTGACTTTGATTCCCGCCCGATGCCCGATTTTAACCATTGTTCGGGCAAGCTCTTTCGCCCTTCTGTACTCAGGCATAAATGCACCGTTGCCGAACTTTACGTCGAGCACCAGGCCGTTTAGATCCTCGGCGAGTTTCTTGGACATTATGCTCGCCGAAATAAGAGGGATTGAGTCGACCGTGGCGGTGACGTCGCGCAGGGCGTATATTTTCCGATCTGCAGGAGCAATCCGCGGACTCTGTCCGATCATCACCACACCGATGTTTCTGAGCTGTTTTCTCAACTTTTTTACAGTGAGGTCGGTTTTAAAACCGGCAATTGATTCCAGTTTGTCGAGTGTGCCGCCGGTATGTCCCAGGCTCCGCCCCGAGATCATCGGCACACATATTCCGCAGGATGCAAGCAGGGGTGCGAGGATCAGAGATACCTTGTCACCCACTCCGCCTGTCGAGTGCTTGTCGATCTTCGGTTTTTTAATGAACGAGAGATCGAGAGACCGACCTGACTCAAGCATCGCCTTCATAAAGTGCGTGGTTTCTTCAAAATCCATACCCTGGAAATATATCGCCATCAACAGGGCGGAGAATTGATAATCAGGGATTTTTTCTTTGGTGTAGGACGAGATAAGAAATTCTATTTCCCCGCGGCTGAACTTTCCGCCGTCACGTTTCTTTTTTATCAATTCGACCGGATTGAACATTTTCATTCAAGGGCCCGTTGCAGTTTTCTGCAGGAACCGCACTTGCCGCACATCTTTTCTTCGCCGAGATAACAGGAATATATGTACTTTAAAGGGGCATTGTATTCTTTGCCGAGTTGATAGATCTGCTTTTTAGAGTAATCACTGACAAAACTCTGGACCTTTACCTTATTCAAGGTGCTGTGAAATAAAGAATGGTTTATCGCCGCTATAAACTGGGGTCGATTATCAGGAAATTCCCGTGCCTCTTCGCGGTTAAAACCGGTGACAATGACTTCAGCACCGTAGTATTCTGCATAGCATGCGGCGATGTTTATAAAGAGTCCGTTTCTATTGGGAATCCAGACATCGGCGAGACGATTCAAAGACCGCGGTTTCTTCTTGTCTTTTGATTTGATCATCTTGAGTTTTATGAATTCTTTGAAAAAAGGAACCTTCACTATCTTCAACTCAATACCGAGGAAACGACAGATCTTCTTTGCGGCTTTGATCTCCATCCGCGCCGCCCGCTGGCCGTAATCAATCGTCAGGGCGAAAAGCACTCGGGTGCGTTTTTTCGCTATCGTCGCACTCACCGTGGAGTCCAGGCCGCCTGATAAAAGGACGATGCTCTTTGGTTTCATGTTTTGATTATAATAAATTCCCTTTTGGTGTCAAGCAAAGAAAGATATCGTTTTGCTTTACTTTATACCTCAACTCCATATAATAGATATAATAGCGTCAGTTAAATACATAATCAAAACACTCAAGCACGCTGCATCGGAAAAAGTGGGCTCAAAAGCAAGGGCTCTCTTTTTACTGAAGAATAAATTTTCAATCCTGCAGTTCAGTGTGCTCAGCACGGCCGACGCAGGACAGATAGAGATCGTCGATTAGATATTAAATATTTGGGTAGAGTTACAGAAAATCAAGTTATTCGTAATAGGTTACTGAATTCTCATTTCCTTCCCAGACCGTGATGGATTCAATGTTCTTTATTTTCTTCTTCATCTCTTTGTAAAGATAGACCGCGATCCACTCGGCTGTAGCATTGTGTTTTTTAAAGAACGGCAAGGTGTTCAGATTCTTGTGGTCGAGTTTTTTCAGATTCTGTTCGAGGACCTTTTTTACTTTTCGGAAGTCCACGGTCATACCCAGCCGATTCAGCTCTTTCACGGCGACCCGTACTTCCACTCGATAGGTATGGCCGTGCATACCCGCACAATCGCCTTTGTAGCCTCTTACCCGATGGGCTGCCGAAAAAGTTCCCTGCACTGACAATTCAAACATCTTGATTCCTTTCTCAAGCGGGTTTCTTCTTTAAAAACTCCCGCGCCTTATTGAAAAATTCAAGGGTGCTCTTTTCCCGATAATCCGGATATGTCCATTCGAGCACCTGAAATCCGCCGTTTCTGTAAAGTAATGTCACCTCAGCATAAATTCCCCTGCCGAGATATATTCTGTGGGAATAATTCTTTGTCGAGGCGAGGATCAAATTACTCAAGGACAGCAGTCCGGGGTCCAGATTGATTTTTCTGCCCCCTTTTTCATTCAAATATTTTTTTTCAAGTTCATTTGTCCGGAGCTTTGCATCGACGAGAATCTCCGGTGTAAAGGGGTTTTCAAACACCTCCCATCGTCTTAAAAGGCCCTGCCCCATCTCTTTGTTGTAATAAGCAGTATGGACAAAGGGAATTGTCGCCGACCGTAATCCGACCTTTCCAAAATTTTTTTCCAATTCACCGACCACGGGTTCAGGATTGAATTCAGGAACATAGATCAGTCCGACAATGAGAAGAACTTTTTTCGGTTCTTTAATTTTGCCCATTACACACCTTTACGCACACCCCGCAGATGTATTGGCCGATACCCCTTATTCTGGAGAATTCTTTTAGCTGCGCAAGGCAGCGTTTCAGATCAACACCCTTTTCACTGATCGCTTCAGCCGGGCATGCTTCAATACATCTGCGACATTCACCGCAGGAATCGGTGACCTCTGGATCAGGAGAAAAATCCAGATCCGTGAGTACCGAGGCGTAACGCACCCCTGCACCGTAAACAGGATGTATCAGGAGTCCGTTCCTGCCGATAAAACCCAGTCCTGCAGCCTGACCCAGCGCCTTGTGAGAGATGTGTCCTTTTTGAGCCTCCCAGTCCACGGTCTGGGACGCCGGGATTGCAAGGGCTCTTTTGTCCATATCTTCAATAAATCGTGCCAAATGGAACGCACTCTGGTCGAGAATCCAGTTCACTGTCTTGTAATGGTGTTTGTATATCAATGTCGGCTGACTCGTGATCGTCTGAAGCACTGATTTTGACAGGGGAACGCCGAAGACGACCGCCCTGCTGAAATCCAGGTTTATTTCAAGGGGCTGGATTTGATGGGGGACTTCACCGAAACCGACGATTTTGATACCCAGGCCGCTGAGGAACTTTCTAATCTCCTGTTTTATCTTCTCCGTCGCCATTCGTTTTTTCTGCCTCCTCGACCGTCTTTACTGCTTCCGGCTGAGCGGAAAACTCGTCAGCCGTCTGAGCGACCTGTTCTCCAAAATCTTCTTCCCGGGGCAGTTCACTTAAGTCTTTGATTCCAAAGTATCTTAAAAATTCTTTTGTCGTTGCATACTTTATCGGTCTTCCCGGTACGGGCAGCCTTCCGCAGGTCTTGATCAGACCTTTTTGTAAAAGTGTCTCAAGTATCCACGACGAATCAACGCCGCGCAGTTTTTCAATCTCGGGTCTTGTAATCGGCTGATGATAGGCGATGATTGCGATTGTCTCAAGGGCGGCTTTGGAGAGTCTGCTTTTGCGTTCGTGCAGGGCGCCGACCCACATTGCAAAATCAGGCAAGGTGTATATCTGATACCCGCCGGCGATTTCTTTTATTTCAAACGCCCTCTCTGTAGAGCGATATTCGTTGTTCAACTCGGTTATAAAATGTTTAATCTGTTCCTTTGGCAGGCGGGTGATCTCTTCAATCTTTTTAACGGACAGGGGCACGTCTGTGGCGATTAACAACGCTTCGATGATCTGTTTCATATTCATATCACTCATATCTTCTCCTTATGTGATTTTTTTCATATAATTCAATCAACCTATCTACAATTCTATCCCAATTAAACTTTTCGTCAATGCTCTTTTTCGCATTTCCGCCCATCTCGCTGCGCAGCTTGTCGTCATTTGCCAGCGTCTTCATCGCTCCAGCGAGCTTCGCCGCATCACCCGGTGGAACGAGAAAACCGTTTTTCCCGTCTTCAACGATGTCGGTGATGCCGCCGGCACGGGATGCAATCACCGGTTTTCTATATGACATCGCTTCGATGAGCACGACACCCAGACCTTCGATATCTCCTTTTTTATCGTAAACTGCCGGCAGAACGAGAAAGCTGCATTTTTCATAACTACGGTGCAGTTCTCTGTCTGATATCCTGCCTGTAAAAGTAACCCGTTTTTCCAGGTGGAGAACCTTCACCTGCTCTTCCAGGGCTTTGCGCTCAGGACCCTCGCCGATAATGACGAGGTTGTGTTTGACCTCATCTTTTATTCGGGCGAATGCCTCAATAAGGTATTTCACTCCCTTGCGTTCGACAAGCCTGCCCACAAAGATAATCTGCTTTGCATCGGTCGTCTTTCCTGACCTTTCGGTAATCGGGGTGCTGAAAGGGATTATCTCTATCTTTGTTTTGGCGACCGTACTCAATTCTCCGGCAGTGTGGCTGGATATCGCCGTGATTACATCGGACTTGTTTATCGCCAGAGAAAAGAGAGGCACCAGAAAGGGAAATTTCTTTTTTATCCAGCGGATTTCCACACCGTAAAAGGTCGAGAAGAGTCTCGCTCTGCCGGCGTATCTGCCGAAGAGTCCGAAGACAATATGGGGAAAGGGCCAGTGAATGTGGATGATGTCAAAATGTTCTCTCTTTACCAGTTTGGTCATCTTCAGGGTCCCGGCGATGAGATAGGTAATGATGAGGAGCAGGTATATCGGGCTTCTTTTGAGCCGATCCACGACAGTCTCTTCGTGGGTCAAATCTTCAAAGTTTTTCAAGAAGTAACGGAACCGTTCAATCCTTACTCCGTCTATAATCTGATTCCTCAACCCTTTGTAAGACGACGTGAATACCACGACCTCAACGCCTTTTTTCTTCAATCTCAAAATAAGTTCAACGAGCCACGGTGTTATGACGTCTCCGTCAAAGCGTTTATATGCGGTCGTTACAAAAAGGACTTTCATCTTTTAATCTTCCATTTGATTAAGTTCCAGATCGCCTGAATACCGTCTCTTATTCCGATCTTCTTGCCTCTTTGTCGGCCTTCGTAAGTGATCGGAACCTCAATGATTTTTTCTTTTCTTTTAAGGAGCTTACAGGTGATTTCAGGTTCGATCTCGAATCGTGAAGAGATCAAACCCAGCTCTTTTAACAGCTTTGTGGAGATTATCTTATAACAGGTTTCCATATCAGTGAGGCGGCTGTGATAAAGCAGATTTGTCAGCAGTGTCAGGAAACGGTTTGCATAGTAACTCGATCTTAAAAACTTCCCCCTGCCCAGTATGCGCGAACCGTACACGACCCGCGTTTTTTCTGCAGTCAATGGCTTGAGTAATTTCGGATATTCAGCTGGTGAATATTCGAGGTCGGCGTCCTGAATAATCGTGAAATCACCTGAAGCCCGGGTTAAACCGGCGCGGATCGCCGCACCTTTCCCCTGGTTCTTCGCCTGAAAAATCGTTTCGATTCCCGACCTTTTTTTTAGAAATTCTCTTGTTCCGTCCGTCGAGAAATCGTCCACCACGATGATCTGCTTGGGAACCTCCACCTTTTCTATAGCGGTTATTATTGTATCGATGTTTTCGATTTCATTATAGACCGGAACGATTACCGTGAGCTTCACTGAGCAATTATATTAAAATTTGTCCTGATGTAAAGGAGTAAAGCCGACACCTCTTTGGCTTCCGTATTTTCATGTACTGTTTTTATATCTACAAGTCGTGCGTAATTTTATCTATAAAATAATAAGTGATTTTTAATAAATCAAACAATTACAAAAGTCAATTCGTTCAAAACTTTTTTCCTTTTTTAACTCTGGTTTTTACTTAAATAATTACTTCAACACGATTATCTTTTCAGTCTTTTTATACTCTTCAGCCTCAAACCTTATTGTCATTTACCACAACGCCCGTCCAATTGTGCATGATGGTTAACCTTCACATCTGCCCATAAAAGGCAGAAGATAAAGGTCAATATTGCTAAACTCACCCTCTACGCATTTACGCTCTAATCTAATATATCCATCGGTTAAGGCAAAAATGAAGGTATCGTGCCATAGTTTTTATAATGTTTAGATTTGATCTCCACAGCGACGAAAACAATCTTACTGAAATGGGTTCGATTATTCAAAATTGGGTGGTGGAAAAATAGGGTTTGAAAAAACTTTTTATTGAACGAGCACGACCTTTTTCACTGCTTGATAACCACCTGCCTTGAATTGCACAAAATAGATACCGGATGATAAACCTTCGGACCTTATCAAAAACTCATTCATCCCAATCTTCGATTCTCTGATATTCTTTTTATATACAACCCTGCCACAAACATCATAAATTTTAATGGCAATCTTTCGCTCATCGGGTAAGTTGAATCTAAGCATTATCTTCCCTTTTGCCGGATTGGGATAGATTCTGAAATTTTCGATATTAACTGGCACAGCCTGACCCTCTTGTTGACCACCTCTTGATTCAAACCCCCTGCCATTTGGGAATTCATACAGACCGATCTCACCACAAACCGCATAAGGACCAAACAGGATCTTAAAGATATCGATATTGATCTCACCATCTTCGTATAGCCATTCCGGCAACCATACTGAGATTCGCTTCACCCTATCAGGGAAAATTAGTGCGAGGTCAAGTGGACACCAGTCTATACCAAGGAGTTGGAGTAGAAAAGACCCCTTTCCGCCTCCCTTATGCAAAGAGTTCTTTAGGACTTCCTTATCGGCAATCTGCTCATCGATAAAATCCTCAAATCTCTCTTAGGGATCAAAGGTCGTATCAGATTTAGCCTTTTTGCATTCCTGGATTGGAGGTCTCGCAATAGCATCGGTCAGCTCAAAATAATAAGAGAGGTCTAAACGGTATCGATTCTTGGGATTGAGATCATCGAATCGATACCTGAGCCAGAAGGGATGCCAATCAACTGACTGATAAGCCAGGTCTCCAAACCTGATGTATCCCCTGCGCTGGATACAATATTGAGACTTCTCCTCCTGGCCCAAATTGTCATACTGTTCAGGCACACTTGGCACAGTAATCTTCTTAAATTGAATTGAATATGGTGCTGAATCGCACTCGGTCCAGGCAATATACAAACAGGTATCATCCAGATCTTGACGAAACAGGGCAGTAGGATGGGCAGAGTTTTCAGGGGTAATCCGCACAGTCTCGGGTTCTTCCCAGAATGCACCGTTGAATCTTGAATAGTAGATATCCTGGTCTGCCCAGATTGTATACCAACCACCCGCATTTACCGGCTCTGCGAATAGATTGAATGGCAATGGTTCATACACCATCATTATCGTATCCCAGCCAGTTGACGATCTACTACGATAGTGCAGTTTATGGGCAACGGTTGTATCTGGATATCTATAGTCCCAGACCAGGTGGATACGATCACCGAAAAATTCAAGGTCGGGATAATAACAACCCTCTGACTCGATAATCTCTTTTTCTCTCCAGATACCATCTTCCCGGAACCGATAAAACAGGGTTGGCGCTGCAGGGTCGGTTTCATACACGATATGAATATTCTGTGAACCATCAATAGCCAATGTTGGACAGGGTGAGGATTCATAGACCCAGATCGTATCCAACTGAACATAATTGAATGCCGGGATCGTATCAAGGGCATAGAGGTTTCCATACCAGACCGCAAAACGGTGCGGATATTCCTGACCCATCGCAGACATCCAGGTTATATGAATCGTATCCTGAAAATCTATACCAGCCGAAGGCGCGGGAATCGCATATTCTGGAATGCCGATATAGACCGAATCGATAGACACAAGGAGATATGGCGTTGTCCAGTGGTCATTAAGATACTTTGTATAATATAGCTGGGCACTGCCATAACCAGTAGGCCCTACCCAGCGTCCAAAAAGACAGCAGGGACTATTTTCTGAATCCAGAACCAATGTGGGAAATGTTCCAGTGCCGATTGGCTCACTACGATTCCAGGTAATACCCCCATCAGAACTGGATATACACAATATAGTACTGTCATTTGAATTATAAGCGAGAAGAATCTCACCGGTTAAAGGATTGCGGATAATCCTCGATGCATTGTTATAGGCGGTTGCCCGGGCAAAACCCGAGGTTATGGGAACTGTCTCAACACTGTCTTCATTCGAATAGCTACTTTCGTTCTGATTGGTGTCAACCGCCGAAACCACATAATAGTAAATCTTATTTAAAAATATCGAGGAATCAATATAT includes the following:
- a CDS encoding thymidine phosphorylase, encoding MFNPVELIKKKRDGGKFSRGEIEFLISSYTKEKIPDYQFSALLMAIYFQGMDFEETTHFMKAMLESGRSLDLSFIKKPKIDKHSTGGVGDKVSLILAPLLASCGICVPMISGRSLGHTGGTLDKLESIAGFKTDLTVKKLRKQLRNIGVVMIGQSPRIAPADRKIYALRDVTATVDSIPLISASIMSKKLAEDLNGLVLDVKFGNGAFMPEYRRAKELARTMVKIGHRAGIKVTAVLTDMNAPLGEYVGNSLEVMESIEALRGRGPEDLMKVTFTLGEEMLRLAKIKGGRRLLRKKIASGEALEVFKKLVCCQEGDVLIFDNILRLPIARRRYSISAEKSGYIHRVDTFKTGMLLVELGGGRLKTTDRIDHSCGFRFLKKPGDYVKKGDCLVEVFSDNRQRARTVCKELREVYFITRKPFPKRKLIREIIR
- the queC gene encoding 7-cyano-7-deazaguanine synthase QueC, whose translation is MKPKSIVLLSGGLDSTVSATIAKKRTRVLFALTIDYGQRAARMEIKAAKKICRFLGIELKIVKVPFFKEFIKLKMIKSKDKKKPRSLNRLADVWIPNRNGLFINIAACYAEYYGAEVIVTGFNREEAREFPDNRPQFIAAINHSLFHSTLNKVKVQSFVSDYSKKQIYQLGKEYNAPLKYIYSCYLGEEKMCGKCGSCRKLQRALE
- the queD gene encoding 6-carboxytetrahydropterin synthase QueD, with product MFELSVQGTFSAAHRVRGYKGDCAGMHGHTYRVEVRVAVKELNRLGMTVDFRKVKKVLEQNLKKLDHKNLNTLPFFKKHNATAEWIAVYLYKEMKKKIKNIESITVWEGNENSVTYYE
- a CDS encoding DUF4416 family protein, which gives rise to MGKIKEPKKVLLIVGLIYVPEFNPEPVVGELEKNFGKVGLRSATIPFVHTAYYNKEMGQGLLRRWEVFENPFTPEILVDAKLRTNELEKKYLNEKGGRKINLDPGLLSLSNLILASTKNYSHRIYLGRGIYAEVTLLYRNGGFQVLEWTYPDYREKSTLEFFNKAREFLKKKPA
- a CDS encoding epoxyqueuosine reductase, producing the protein MATEKIKQEIRKFLSGLGIKIVGFGEVPHQIQPLEINLDFSRAVVFGVPLSKSVLQTITSQPTLIYKHHYKTVNWILDQSAFHLARFIEDMDKRALAIPASQTVDWEAQKGHISHKALGQAAGLGFIGRNGLLIHPVYGAGVRYASVLTDLDFSPDPEVTDSCGECRRCIEACPAEAISEKGVDLKRCLAQLKEFSRIRGIGQYICGVCVKVCNGQN
- the scpB gene encoding SMC-Scp complex subunit ScpB, which encodes MNMKQIIEALLIATDVPLSVKKIEEITRLPKEQIKHFITELNNEYRSTERAFEIKEIAGGYQIYTLPDFAMWVGALHERKSRLSKAALETIAIIAYHQPITRPEIEKLRGVDSSWILETLLQKGLIKTCGRLPVPGRPIKYATTKEFLRYFGIKDLSELPREEDFGEQVAQTADEFSAQPEAVKTVEEAEKTNGDGEDKTGD
- a CDS encoding glycosyltransferase family 1 protein; the protein is MKVLFVTTAYKRFDGDVITPWLVELILRLKKKGVEVVVFTSSYKGLRNQIIDGVRIERFRYFLKNFEDLTHEETVVDRLKRSPIYLLLIITYLIAGTLKMTKLVKREHFDIIHIHWPFPHIVFGLFGRYAGRARLFSTFYGVEIRWIKKKFPFLVPLFSLAINKSDVITAISSHTAGELSTVAKTKIEIIPFSTPITERSGKTTDAKQIIFVGRLVERKGVKYLIEAFARIKDEVKHNLVIIGEGPERKALEEQVKVLHLEKRVTFTGRISDRELHRSYEKCSFLVLPAVYDKKGDIEGLGVVLIEAMSYRKPVIASRAGGITDIVEDGKNGFLVPPGDAAKLAGAMKTLANDDKLRSEMGGNAKKSIDEKFNWDRIVDRLIELYEKNHIRRRYE
- a CDS encoding glycosyltransferase family 2 protein encodes the protein MKLTVIVPVYNEIENIDTIITAIEKVEVPKQIIVVDDFSTDGTREFLKKRSGIETIFQAKNQGKGAAIRAGLTRASGDFTIIQDADLEYSPAEYPKLLKPLTAEKTRVVYGSRILGRGKFLRSSYYANRFLTLLTNLLYHSRLTDMETCYKIISTKLLKELGLISSRFEIEPEITCKLLKRKEKIIEVPITYEGRQRGKKIGIRDGIQAIWNLIKWKIKR
- a CDS encoding T9SS type A sorting domain-containing protein, encoding MDEQIADKEVLKNSLHKGGGKGSFLLQLLGIDWCPLDLALIFPDRVKRISVWLPEWLYEDGEINIDIFKILFGPYAVCGEIGLYEFPNGRGFESRGGQQEGQAVPVNIENFRIYPNPAKGKIMLRFNLPDERKIAIKIYDVCGRVVYKKNIRESKIGMNEFLIRSEGLSSGIYFVQFKAGGYQAVKKVVLVQ